A region of Polyangiaceae bacterium DNA encodes the following proteins:
- a CDS encoding J domain-containing protein: protein MRILRGQEPWPSRASREPRSPRAEKPQAEGSIWSVLGVSPSVTEAELRTAYRKQALETHPDRGGDAAAFRRVVAAYAEARRRLRRPKRRKPS, encoded by the coding sequence ATGCGCATCCTGCGTGGCCAAGAGCCTTGGCCGAGCCGAGCGAGCCGTGAGCCGCGCTCCCCGCGCGCCGAAAAGCCGCAGGCGGAGGGCTCGATCTGGTCGGTGCTGGGCGTCTCCCCGAGCGTCACTGAGGCGGAGCTCCGGACCGCGTATCGAAAGCAAGCGCTAGAGACCCATCCCGATCGCGGCGGCGACGCCGCGGCGTTCCGCCGTGTGGTCGCCGCCTACGCGGAGGCGCGCAGGCGGCTCCGCCGGCCGAAGCGGCGAAAGCCGAGCTAG